One stretch of Pandoraea oxalativorans DNA includes these proteins:
- the urtD gene encoding urea ABC transporter ATP-binding protein UrtD has product MRPDYDIRWQQADAPEASVSVSGDATGMSHLVVPGEIDTSHGLILYLENICVSFDGFRALNDLSLSIKTDELRCIIGPNGAGKTTMMDVITGKTRPDSGRAFLGQTLDLTRLDEPAIAQAGVGRKFQKPTVFEHHSVWENLELACAGDKRWFRALWAMLTPTIKRRVEEVLALTHLEHQAHVRAGQLSHGQKQRLEIGMLLMQQPQLLLLDEPAAGMTDEETAQLAELLNRLRGHCSMMVVEHDMAFVAALAGQTGVVTVMAEGRVLAEGTLDAVQRDERVIESYLGR; this is encoded by the coding sequence ATGAGACCCGATTACGACATCAGATGGCAGCAGGCCGATGCGCCGGAGGCTTCCGTCTCGGTCAGCGGCGACGCGACGGGCATGTCGCACCTCGTGGTGCCCGGCGAAATCGACACGTCGCACGGCCTGATCCTGTATCTTGAAAACATTTGCGTGTCGTTCGACGGCTTTCGCGCGCTGAACGATCTGTCGCTGTCCATCAAGACCGACGAACTGCGCTGCATCATCGGCCCCAATGGCGCAGGCAAAACGACGATGATGGACGTGATCACGGGCAAGACGCGCCCCGACTCGGGACGCGCCTTCCTCGGTCAGACGCTGGACCTCACGCGTCTGGACGAACCGGCCATCGCGCAGGCAGGCGTTGGGCGCAAGTTCCAGAAGCCGACCGTGTTCGAGCATCACAGCGTCTGGGAGAATCTCGAACTCGCATGCGCCGGAGACAAGCGTTGGTTCCGCGCGCTGTGGGCCATGCTGACGCCGACCATCAAACGTCGTGTCGAGGAAGTGCTGGCGCTCACGCATCTGGAACATCAGGCGCATGTGCGTGCGGGTCAGTTGTCGCACGGTCAGAAGCAGCGGCTGGAGATCGGCATGTTGCTGATGCAGCAGCCGCAGTTGCTGTTGCTCGACGAACCTGCCGCAGGCATGACCGACGAAGAGACCGCGCAACTGGCCGAGCTGCTCAACCGTCTGCGTGGACATTGCTCGATGATGGTGGTCGAGCACGACATGGCGTTCGTCGCCGCGCTCGCGGGGCAGACCGGCGTCGTGACGGTGATGGCCGAAGGGCGGGTGCTCGCCGAAGGCACGCTCGACGCCGTGCAACGCGACGAGCGCGTGATCGAATCGTATCTGGGACGCTGA
- the urtC gene encoding urea ABC transporter permease subunit UrtC, producing the protein MQTSNFLPEGVAPTTPLDVPARARLLPRHVAPVLLAFVLAVMVIVPVCALVLPATHPLHLSAYAMTLVGKIMCYAIAALALDLVWGYCGILSLGHGLFFALGGYAMGMYLMRGIGRDGVYHSDLPDFMVFLDWKELPWYWTGTEHFAWAMFLVVALPGVVAWIFGYLAFRSRVKGVYLSIITQALTFAAMLLFYRNETGFGGNNGFTDFKRILGYSITSANTRTVLFLVTFAVLVGAFLLCRALVVSKFGRVVTAIRDGESRAMFLGYRPLSYKLFVWTLSAMLCGIAGALYVPQVGIINPSEMAPVNSIEMAIWVAIGGRGSLIGAIAGAFIVNGAKSFFTAYFAEYWLFFLGAMFVLVPLLLPQGVMGLVTQLTHRRDRQAPLAAEGDVPHPVSGDRA; encoded by the coding sequence ATGCAGACGTCGAACTTTCTTCCCGAAGGTGTCGCCCCGACGACGCCACTGGACGTGCCCGCGCGCGCCCGTCTGCTGCCCAGACACGTCGCCCCGGTGCTGCTGGCCTTCGTGCTGGCCGTGATGGTGATCGTGCCGGTGTGTGCGCTGGTGCTGCCCGCTACGCATCCGTTGCATCTGTCGGCTTATGCCATGACGCTCGTCGGCAAGATCATGTGCTACGCGATTGCTGCGCTGGCGCTCGATCTCGTGTGGGGGTACTGCGGCATTCTGAGCCTCGGGCACGGCCTGTTCTTCGCGCTCGGCGGCTATGCGATGGGGATGTATCTCATGCGCGGCATCGGACGTGACGGCGTGTATCACAGCGATCTGCCCGACTTCATGGTGTTTCTGGACTGGAAGGAACTGCCCTGGTACTGGACCGGCACCGAGCACTTCGCCTGGGCGATGTTCCTCGTGGTGGCGCTGCCGGGCGTGGTGGCGTGGATCTTCGGGTATCTGGCGTTCCGCTCGCGCGTGAAGGGCGTCTATCTGTCGATCATCACCCAAGCGCTCACGTTCGCCGCCATGCTGCTGTTCTATCGCAACGAGACCGGCTTCGGCGGCAACAACGGCTTCACCGACTTCAAGCGTATTCTGGGCTACTCGATCACTTCGGCGAACACGCGCACCGTGCTGTTTCTGGTGACGTTCGCCGTGCTGGTCGGCGCGTTCCTGCTGTGTCGCGCGCTGGTGGTCTCGAAGTTCGGACGCGTCGTCACCGCCATTCGCGACGGCGAGTCCCGCGCCATGTTCCTCGGCTATCGCCCGCTCAGCTACAAGCTGTTCGTCTGGACGCTGTCGGCCATGCTGTGCGGCATTGCCGGTGCGCTGTATGTTCCGCAGGTCGGCATCATCAACCCGAGCGAGATGGCCCCGGTCAACTCCATCGAAATGGCGATCTGGGTCGCCATCGGCGGACGCGGCTCGCTCATCGGTGCGATTGCCGGTGCATTCATCGTCAACGGTGCGAAGAGCTTCTTCACTGCATACTTCGCCGAATACTGGCTGTTTTTCCTCGGCGCAATGTTCGTGCTGGTGCCGCTGCTGCTGCCGCAGGGCGTGATGGGTCTGGTCACGCAACTCACGCACAGGCGCGACCGCCAAGCCCCGCTCGCTGCCGAAGGCGACGTGCCCCATCCCGTTTCCGGAGACCGCGCATGA
- the urtB gene encoding urea ABC transporter permease subunit UrtB, with the protein MITIRRWTAAALVLVSLGAALTLSHPARAAVTDADLTALAGDDFDAKAQAIDHLAADGSPQAAALLQALADDSAVTVGERLAIQKDDKYVDPITGAPVKADDAGSLTLNNVLRAKVATAAAAGALLSSDRDARAQAIDTMLQNPSPAFKTLIEQARQKETDPALRKRLDQLWAQSSLHDTDPKKRREAIDLIAAAGDPQMRDLLLPIVAKQADGTYAEPDATVRSAADIALTQLAAAQRRSEFFGTVFAGLSLGSVLLLAALGLAITYGLIGVINMAHGEFLMVGAYATYVVQTLFQRFLPGAFDFYLVAAVPAAFVVAAALGFVLERTVIKHLYGRPLETLLTTFGISLLLIQAVRTLFGAQNVEVINPSWMSGGVAVLPNLMLPYNRIVILAFALVVVALTWSVLNLTRLGLFIRAVTQNRSMAACVGVKTGRVDSYAFAFGAGIAGLGGCALSQIGNVGPDLGQSYIIDSFMAVVLGGVGQLAGTIVGAFGLGIANKLLEPVWGAVLAKIAVLILIVLFIQKRPQGMFALKGRSAEA; encoded by the coding sequence ATGATAACGATAAGACGCTGGACCGCTGCCGCCCTTGTCCTGGTTTCGCTGGGCGCCGCGCTGACTCTCTCCCACCCCGCACGTGCCGCCGTCACCGACGCCGACCTCACCGCCCTCGCGGGCGACGACTTCGACGCCAAGGCACAAGCCATCGATCATCTCGCCGCCGACGGTTCGCCGCAGGCGGCCGCCCTCCTCCAGGCACTGGCCGACGACTCGGCCGTGACCGTGGGAGAGCGCCTCGCCATTCAGAAGGACGACAAGTACGTCGATCCGATCACGGGTGCGCCGGTCAAGGCCGACGACGCCGGGTCGCTCACGCTGAACAACGTGCTGCGCGCCAAGGTTGCGACGGCTGCTGCCGCCGGTGCGCTGCTCTCGAGCGATCGCGACGCCCGTGCGCAAGCCATCGACACGATGTTGCAGAACCCGTCGCCCGCATTCAAGACGCTGATCGAACAAGCCCGTCAGAAGGAAACCGATCCGGCATTGCGCAAACGTCTCGATCAACTCTGGGCGCAATCGTCCCTGCACGACACCGATCCGAAGAAGCGTCGTGAAGCCATCGATCTGATTGCTGCCGCCGGCGATCCGCAGATGCGCGATCTGCTGCTGCCCATCGTCGCGAAGCAGGCCGACGGCACGTACGCCGAACCGGACGCCACCGTGCGCAGCGCCGCCGACATCGCGCTCACGCAACTCGCCGCCGCACAGCGGCGCAGCGAGTTCTTCGGCACGGTGTTCGCCGGTCTGTCGCTCGGCAGCGTGCTGCTACTGGCAGCACTCGGGCTGGCGATCACCTACGGCCTGATTGGCGTCATCAACATGGCGCACGGCGAGTTTCTGATGGTCGGCGCGTATGCCACCTATGTCGTGCAGACGCTGTTCCAGCGCTTCCTGCCGGGGGCGTTCGACTTCTATCTCGTCGCCGCCGTGCCCGCTGCGTTCGTCGTCGCGGCCGCGCTCGGTTTCGTGCTGGAGCGCACCGTCATCAAGCATTTGTACGGACGTCCGCTGGAGACGCTGCTCACCACGTTCGGTATCAGCCTGTTGCTGATTCAGGCGGTGCGCACGCTGTTCGGCGCGCAGAACGTCGAGGTCATCAATCCCTCCTGGATGAGCGGCGGCGTCGCCGTGCTGCCGAATCTGATGCTGCCGTACAACCGAATCGTGATTCTGGCGTTCGCGCTGGTCGTGGTGGCGCTCACGTGGTCGGTACTCAATCTCACGCGCCTCGGCCTGTTCATTCGCGCTGTGACGCAGAACCGTTCGATGGCCGCGTGCGTGGGCGTGAAAACGGGTCGCGTGGACAGCTACGCCTTCGCCTTCGGCGCAGGCATCGCCGGTCTCGGCGGCTGCGCACTCTCACAGATCGGCAACGTCGGCCCGGACCTCGGTCAGAGCTACATCATCGATTCGTTCATGGCCGTGGTGCTGGGCGGTGTGGGTCAACTCGCGGGGACGATCGTCGGCGCATTCGGCCTGGGCATCGCCAACAAGCTGCTCGAACCCGTGTGGGGCGCCGTGCTTGCGAAGATCGCCGTGCTGATCCTGATCGTGCTGTTCATCCAGAAACGCCCGCAGGGCATGTTTGCGCTCAAAGGGCGCAGTGCGGAGGCCTGA
- the urtA gene encoding urea ABC transporter substrate-binding protein, translating to MAPNLFAQSKQPIKIGILHSLSGTMAISETSLKDVALMTIADINAKGGVMGRPLEAVVVDPASNWPLFAEKARQLLTKDKVAAVFGCWTSVSRKSVLPVFEELNGLLYYPVQYEGEEMSKNVFYTGAAPNQQAIPAVEYLMGKEGGSAKRFFLLGTDYVYPRTTNKILRAFLHSKGVADKDIQEVYTPFGHSDYQTIVANIKQFAQGGKTTVISTINGDSNVPFYKELGNQGIKATDVPVVAFSVGEEELRGIDTKPLVGHLAAWNYFMSVKNPTNEAFKKEWFAYVKAKGLPGGDKRVTNDPMEATFVGMHMWKQAVEKAGSVDVDKVRTAMIGQTYKSPDGFDMVMDGNHHLHKPVMIGEIRPDGQFNVVWKTKAPVRAQPWSPFIAGNEGKPDKV from the coding sequence ATGGCGCCCAACTTGTTCGCGCAGAGCAAGCAGCCCATCAAGATCGGTATCCTGCATTCGCTCTCGGGCACGATGGCCATCTCGGAGACGTCGCTCAAGGACGTCGCCCTCATGACCATTGCCGACATCAACGCCAAAGGCGGCGTGATGGGCCGACCGCTCGAAGCCGTGGTCGTCGACCCCGCCTCGAACTGGCCGCTCTTCGCCGAGAAAGCCCGCCAGTTGCTCACCAAGGACAAAGTCGCCGCCGTCTTCGGCTGCTGGACGTCGGTGTCGCGCAAGTCGGTGCTGCCTGTCTTCGAAGAACTCAACGGCCTGCTCTATTACCCCGTGCAGTACGAAGGCGAAGAGATGTCGAAGAACGTCTTCTATACGGGCGCTGCTCCGAATCAGCAGGCGATCCCGGCAGTCGAGTATCTGATGGGCAAGGAGGGCGGCAGCGCCAAACGCTTCTTCCTGCTCGGCACCGATTACGTCTATCCGCGCACGACCAACAAGATCCTGCGTGCTTTCCTGCACTCGAAGGGCGTCGCCGACAAGGACATTCAGGAGGTCTACACGCCGTTCGGTCATAGCGACTACCAGACCATCGTCGCGAACATCAAACAGTTCGCGCAGGGCGGCAAGACCACCGTCATCTCCACGATCAACGGCGATTCGAACGTGCCGTTCTACAAGGAACTCGGCAATCAGGGCATCAAGGCGACGGACGTGCCGGTCGTCGCATTCTCCGTGGGCGAAGAGGAACTGCGTGGCATCGACACCAAGCCGCTCGTGGGGCATCTGGCCGCGTGGAACTACTTCATGTCGGTCAAGAATCCGACCAACGAAGCGTTCAAGAAGGAATGGTTCGCGTACGTGAAGGCCAAGGGCCTGCCCGGCGGCGACAAGCGCGTGACGAACGATCCGATGGAAGCGACGTTCGTGGGCATGCATATGTGGAAGCAGGCCGTCGAGAAGGCGGGCAGCGTCGATGTCGACAAGGTGCGCACCGCCATGATCGGCCAGACGTACAAGTCGCCGGACGGCTTCGACATGGTCATGGACGGCAATCACCACCTGCACAAGCCGGTGATGATCGGCGAAATCCGCCCGGACGGTCAGTTCAACGTGGTGTGGAAGACGAAGGCGCCGGTGCGTGCCCAGCCGTGGAGCCCGTTCATCGCGGGTAACGAAGGCAAGCCCGACAAGGTCTGA
- a CDS encoding MFS transporter has protein sequence MTDTVAGRSAPPSDPAEHQRRRLGRRYAAVLAACQALYTAALSVDLTLTGLVGYMLASDKGYATLPFSLITVASAITTIFASMLIQRFGQRLGFALGALFGTVGGLVSVMAIYEKHFAMFCAGTACVGVFQAFARYYRLAAADVVPVEDKPRAISVVLTGGVLAAVIGPALAAGSKDWLAPVTFAGSYLVVTILSGISLLLLVGFLRDLPVHAAGGGAELPARALGEIMRQPIYVAALANNLIGFMVMMFVMTATPIAAVACGHSIDDGAHIIEWHLVGMYAPSFFSGHLVKRWGVVPVLLLGIGMSALCGVLALMSTSLAYFYAALAFLGVGWNFMFVGGTTLLTMSYRPAERARAQAANEFITFAGTALASLFAGQLLARFGWATINQATFPLLAIAALATVWYAVDAKRRPAHATA, from the coding sequence ATGACCGATACCGTTGCCGGGCGCTCCGCGCCACCTTCCGACCCTGCCGAGCACCAGCGCCGTCGACTGGGCCGACGCTACGCGGCCGTACTCGCGGCCTGTCAGGCGCTCTATACGGCGGCGTTGTCCGTCGACCTGACGCTGACCGGCCTCGTCGGCTACATGCTGGCGTCCGACAAGGGGTATGCGACGCTGCCGTTCTCGCTCATTACCGTCGCGTCGGCGATCACGACGATCTTCGCGTCGATGCTGATTCAGCGCTTCGGCCAGCGGCTCGGCTTCGCGCTTGGCGCGTTGTTCGGCACTGTGGGGGGGCTTGTGTCGGTCATGGCGATTTACGAGAAGCACTTCGCGATGTTCTGCGCGGGGACGGCTTGCGTGGGCGTGTTTCAGGCGTTTGCGCGTTACTACCGGCTGGCGGCGGCGGACGTCGTGCCGGTCGAAGACAAACCGCGCGCCATCTCCGTCGTGCTCACGGGCGGCGTGTTGGCTGCCGTGATCGGACCGGCGCTCGCAGCGGGCAGCAAAGACTGGCTCGCACCGGTGACGTTCGCCGGTTCGTATCTCGTCGTGACGATTCTCTCGGGCATCTCGTTGCTGCTACTCGTCGGCTTCCTGCGCGACTTGCCGGTGCACGCAGCGGGCGGTGGGGCGGAGCTTCCGGCGCGCGCGCTCGGCGAAATCATGCGGCAGCCGATTTATGTGGCGGCGCTGGCCAACAATCTGATCGGCTTCATGGTGATGATGTTCGTGATGACGGCGACACCGATTGCCGCCGTCGCGTGCGGCCACAGCATCGACGACGGCGCACACATCATCGAGTGGCATCTGGTCGGCATGTACGCGCCGTCGTTCTTCTCGGGTCATCTCGTGAAGCGTTGGGGCGTGGTGCCGGTACTGCTGCTCGGTATCGGTATGTCGGCGCTGTGCGGTGTGCTCGCGTTGATGTCGACGAGTCTCGCGTACTTCTATGCGGCGCTGGCGTTTCTCGGCGTCGGCTGGAACTTCATGTTCGTGGGCGGCACTACGTTGCTCACGATGTCGTACCGTCCGGCCGAGCGCGCGCGTGCGCAGGCGGCGAACGAGTTCATCACCTTTGCGGGCACTGCGCTGGCGAGTCTGTTCGCGGGGCAATTGCTGGCGCGTTTCGGCTGGGCCACGATCAATCAGGCGACGTTCCCGTTGCTCGCGATCGCGGCGCTTGCGACCGTGTGGTACGCCGTCGATGCGAAGCGCCGTCCGGCGCATGCGACGGCTTGA
- a CDS encoding GlxA family transcriptional regulator gives MSQPRLVAFLLVPPFVLLDLAGPLDAFHAVIRNFTERGQDAPYKTVVVSEHGGPVETGSGITLHTEPMRALDAMHVDTLVAVGGAVAHRPAVPGPVGDWLRDYAPRVRRVCSVCVGAFVLASAGLLNGRRATTHWLDTAMLQACYPEVLVESDPIYVREDPVWTSAGITAGIDLGLALIEDDCGVDVALQAARRLVVFLKRAGGQSQFSPPLQEQVAAGAPFGDLHAWMSERLDGDLSVMRLAEQANMSPRTFARSYLARTGSTPAKAVERMRLEAARFALLDSDASLKRIAARVGFGDEQNLRRAFQRQYGVTPVAYRERFGLSV, from the coding sequence ATGAGCCAACCTCGCCTCGTCGCCTTTCTTCTCGTGCCGCCGTTCGTTCTGCTGGATCTGGCGGGACCGCTCGACGCGTTTCACGCCGTCATCCGCAACTTCACGGAGCGGGGGCAGGACGCGCCCTACAAGACGGTGGTCGTGTCGGAGCACGGCGGACCGGTGGAGACGGGGTCGGGCATTACGCTGCACACGGAGCCGATGCGGGCGTTGGACGCGATGCACGTCGACACGCTGGTGGCAGTAGGCGGTGCGGTGGCGCATCGTCCGGCGGTGCCGGGGCCGGTGGGTGACTGGTTACGTGATTACGCACCGCGCGTGAGGCGCGTGTGTTCGGTGTGCGTGGGCGCGTTCGTACTGGCTTCGGCGGGGCTGCTCAATGGACGGCGTGCTACGACGCACTGGCTGGATACGGCGATGTTGCAGGCGTGCTATCCGGAGGTGCTGGTCGAGTCCGATCCGATATATGTGCGTGAGGATCCGGTGTGGACGTCGGCCGGGATTACGGCGGGCATCGATCTCGGACTGGCGTTGATCGAAGACGATTGCGGCGTGGATGTGGCGTTACAAGCGGCGCGTCGGCTGGTGGTGTTTCTCAAGCGTGCGGGCGGGCAGTCGCAGTTCAGTCCGCCGTTGCAGGAGCAGGTGGCGGCAGGCGCGCCGTTCGGCGATCTGCATGCGTGGATGTCCGAGCGGCTGGACGGCGATCTGTCGGTGATGCGGCTGGCGGAGCAGGCGAACATGAGCCCCCGGACGTTCGCCCGAAGCTATCTCGCGCGCACGGGATCGACACCTGCGAAGGCGGTGGAGCGCATGCGTCTGGAGGCGGCGCGCTTCGCGTTGCTCGATTCGGATGCGTCGCTCAAACGCATCGCCGCACGCGTCGGTTTCGGCGACGAACAGAACCTGCGCCGCGCGTTTCAACGTCAGTATGGTGTGACGCCTGTGGCGTATCGGGAGCGGTTTGGGCTTAGCGTCTGA